A region of Cystobacter fuscus DSM 2262 DNA encodes the following proteins:
- a CDS encoding VWA domain-containing protein — translation MRNPRTPLPTLALLTLLSSAVTACGGGSGNTNNPPPTGPQPNACIKLDVTSGTTLTAQEGKVVVNFRVLDCLDRPLATSVPENAFEIFERDRRISSESQLKIVPEPKHFASYSVLLLDVSGSMSQQLPGLVESATRFIRILIPEGTAPEATVHRIAIYAFDGNIKKLSDFSADANALIGTTLAKIRDEQSCKANLICQDSRTRLNDALMVGIGDVKAARDAGKNAGLDFTTASVVLFTDGRDTVNVPTEAVAQEAVNKSDANIFAIGLKGTDMDAQSVKSLQGFGKSGFGLAEKLEDLGSKFESIAGNIRNISNSYFQLRYCSPLESNRNKLTIKVSHEGVTAQKDLTFDVARSVGGTCSVDSGGTGTP, via the coding sequence ATGCGAAACCCCCGAACCCCGCTCCCGACGCTCGCGCTGCTGACCCTGCTGTCTTCGGCGGTCACCGCGTGCGGGGGAGGAAGTGGCAATACCAACAACCCCCCTCCCACCGGGCCCCAACCGAACGCGTGCATCAAACTCGATGTCACCAGCGGAACGACCCTCACTGCCCAGGAGGGCAAGGTGGTGGTGAACTTCCGGGTACTCGACTGCCTGGACAGGCCCCTGGCGACTTCGGTTCCGGAGAACGCCTTCGAGATCTTCGAGCGTGACCGCCGCATCTCCTCCGAGAGCCAGCTGAAGATCGTTCCGGAGCCCAAGCATTTCGCCAGCTATTCCGTCCTGCTGCTGGATGTCAGCGGCAGTATGTCCCAGCAACTTCCGGGCCTCGTGGAATCCGCGACCCGCTTCATCCGCATCCTCATCCCCGAGGGGACCGCCCCGGAGGCCACCGTCCATCGCATCGCCATCTATGCCTTCGATGGTAACATAAAGAAGCTGTCTGACTTCTCCGCGGATGCCAATGCATTGATCGGCACCACGCTGGCGAAGATCCGCGACGAGCAGAGCTGCAAGGCCAATCTGATCTGCCAGGACTCCCGGACCCGATTGAACGACGCGCTGATGGTGGGCATCGGCGACGTGAAGGCCGCTCGGGACGCGGGCAAGAACGCGGGCCTGGATTTCACCACCGCGAGCGTGGTGCTCTTCACGGACGGCCGCGACACGGTCAACGTCCCGACCGAGGCGGTAGCCCAGGAGGCGGTGAACAAGAGCGATGCGAACATCTTCGCCATCGGCCTCAAGGGCACCGACATGGACGCCCAGAGCGTCAAGAGCCTGCAGGGCTTCGGCAAGAGTGGCTTCGGGCTGGCGGAGAAGCTCGAGGATCTCGGAAGCAAGTTCGAGTCGATAGCCGGCAACATCCGCAACATCTCCAACAGCTACTTCCAGCTCCGGTACTGCTCGCCGCTGGAGAGCAACCGGAACAAGCTCACCATCAAGGTGAGCCACGAGGGCGTGACCGCGCAGAAGGATTTGACGTTCGACGTCGCCCGCTCCGTGGGAGGCACCTGCTCGGTGGACAGCGGCGGGACGGGCACCCCGTAA